The Verrucomicrobium spinosum DSM 4136 = JCM 18804 DNA segment GAGTTGATTTTCGATTTGCAGATTCATGGGGGTGATTCGGGTGAGGAGTTAGTAGTTAAGGGTTAGAAGTTATGCGTTAAGAGGTTCGCTCCAGCCTGTCAGCACGGTTTTGCCGATGCTACGTTTGCTCTCCAGCAGCGCGTGGGCCTGCCGCAGATTCGTGGCATTGATCGGTGTGAGGACATCGCGATGGATGGGTTTGAATTCCCCTGCATCAATCAAGCGCGCCACCTCAGTGAGGATGTGGCCCTGCTCTGCCATGTCGGGCGTCTGGAACTTCGAGCGGGTGAACATGAACTCCCACACGAATGTGGCGCTCTTCGCCTTCAGTTCATCAATGTCCACCGGTTGGTCGTTCTCCACGATGCCCACGATCTTGCCCTGGGGCCGGATGAGCTCCGCCATGGCGGACCAGTAGATGTCGGTGTTGAAAAAGTTGGCGATGCAGTCCACCTCGGCGAACCCAAGTTCCTTGAGCTGCGGACCCAGAGGCTCGCGATGGTCCACGATGTGATCCGCGCCCAGCTCCTGCACCCATGAGGTGGTTTCCGGGCGGGAGGCGGTCACGATTACCACCAGGCCGGCACGTTTGGCGAGCTGGATGGCGATGGAGCCCACCCCGCCGGCTCCACCGATGATGAGCAGGGTTTTTCCTGCATCCTTCTTCCCCGTCGGGTCGATGCCCAGACGCTCAAACAGGGCCTCCCAGGCGGTCAGCGTCACCAGCGGGAATGCGGAGGCCCCGGCGAAGCCGAGGGACGAGGGCTTCTGCCCCACGATCCGCTCATCCACCAGTTGATACTCCGCATTCGAACCGGGGCGGGTGATGTCACCTGCGTAGTACACCTCATCGCCGGGTTTAAATGCCGTGACTTCTGGGCCCACGGCTTCCACAATCCCGGCCGCATCCCACCCGAGTACCTTGGGGGTGGTTTCCACCGCAGGCTTCGGGGAGCGCACCTTGGTGTCCACCGGATTCACGGAGACGGCCAGCACCTTTACCAGCAGGTCGCGGCCGGTTGGGTGGGGCATAGGAAGGTCGGTGTCGAAGAGGGACTTCTCGTCGGCGATGGGCAGATAGTGAGTGAGGGCAATCGCTTTCATGGCTGGTGGGAGCATCTCTCACTACGCCCATCCGCACAATTCTGGATCCCAGCACAATCCGCGGACCGACCAGTACTTTTTGAGGATCGGGTTCCGATCTGGGGGCCTCACCCTTCACGCCCCACGCCGGCCCGACAAGTCTCACGGATGGCGGCACGAAAATCCGCCGGGGCCTGGCCGGTGCTCTTGCGAAACACCCGGGCAAAGTAGGAGGGGTCCTTGTATCCCAATCGATAGGCAATCTCCGAGACACTGAGCTCCGTGTGCATGAGCAGCCGCCGTGCCTCCAGGAGCTCCCGGGCATGGATCAGTTCACCGGCGGTGCCAGCAGTGAACTGCCTTACCACATCGTTCAAATGCCCTGCTGTCACACCCAGCTGCCTGGCGTAGGAGGCCACCGACATCGGCTGGCGGAAGCTGTTCTCCACCTCGGCCTGGAAGCGTTGTAGCAGTTCCCGTGAGCGTCCTGCCTCCCTGGGCTCCGGTTTCTGCCGCAGCCAGGCACGGCTGGCGAGCAGCAGGATCAGCCGTATGCTGTGTCGGCACACCTCCATCCAGCCCTCTCCGCGGGTGGCATATTCCTGCTCGCACCGGGCTATGAGCGGGGTGACATCCTCCTCAAGGGTCGTGTCCGCCGTGAGGACAGGTGGGTAGCACATGCGATTCACGAAGCCCAGTTGCATGAGGCGGCTGGGCGGAGGCTCTCTGCCATCGAAGAACGCGGTGGTGAAGGAGATCAGCGTGCCGCGGATGTCATCGGCACCCTCCCACCGGTGCAGTTGACCGGGGCTCACCAGGATGAAGGACGGGTGCTCCGCCGGGAGCTTGAAGTGCTCAAAGTCATTGAAGTGCTCCGCAGGACCATGCAGCCAGAAGAGCTCGAAGTGCCCATGGCGATGCATGCCGGGCGGGCGGTCCATCTGGGTGTTGAGCACCTCGAAACGCCCCACGTACAGA contains these protein-coding regions:
- a CDS encoding helix-turn-helix domain-containing protein codes for the protein MAETRDIPDYPLTDYVQPEIAELGLYVGRFEVLNTQMDRPPGMHRHGHFELFWLHGPAEHFNDFEHFKLPAEHPSFILVSPGQLHRWEGADDIRGTLISFTTAFFDGREPPPSRLMQLGFVNRMCYPPVLTADTTLEEDVTPLIARCEQEYATRGEGWMEVCRHSIRLILLLASRAWLRQKPEPREAGRSRELLQRFQAEVENSFRQPMSVASYARQLGVTAGHLNDVVRQFTAGTAGELIHARELLEARRLLMHTELSVSEIAYRLGYKDPSYFARVFRKSTGQAPADFRAAIRETCRAGVGREG
- a CDS encoding zinc-binding alcohol dehydrogenase family protein; this encodes MKAIALTHYLPIADEKSLFDTDLPMPHPTGRDLLVKVLAVSVNPVDTKVRSPKPAVETTPKVLGWDAAGIVEAVGPEVTAFKPGDEVYYAGDITRPGSNAEYQLVDERIVGQKPSSLGFAGASAFPLVTLTAWEALFERLGIDPTGKKDAGKTLLIIGGAGGVGSIAIQLAKRAGLVVIVTASRPETTSWVQELGADHIVDHREPLGPQLKELGFAEVDCIANFFNTDIYWSAMAELIRPQGKIVGIVENDQPVDIDELKAKSATFVWEFMFTRSKFQTPDMAEQGHILTEVARLIDAGEFKPIHRDVLTPINATNLRQAHALLESKRSIGKTVLTGWSEPLNA